The following proteins are co-located in the Acidicapsa acidisoli genome:
- a CDS encoding class I SAM-dependent RNA methyltransferase produces MKPTLNLTHTLRMEKPIYGGECLARAESESKRGKTVFVPLTLPGETVTAHVTEERRSFAKAEVDQILTASVDRVQPKCPHFGSCGGCHYQHAGYPAQKNLKQQILRETLTRAGVALPPEIGLLSAEPWAYRNRIRLGLNSAQEFGYRGRRSHSIVPIRECPIAAPRLMEAAAQIARFLKDHPSPSPISEFELFTNHDQSQLLITLFSQKASQKEAPAWLDAVSAALSPHPTGLRIQYSDGSLNPQILAISGGSSLTYTAAGIDYRVDHGAFFQVNRWLIDDFTTLIAASHSGKLAWDLFAGVGLFARQLAQSFEEVLAIESAPASFPALEHNLQNTNSRSFGLSTLDFLRRNREEREPGPDLIVLDPPRTGLGEETTSLLNAIHAPVMVYVSCDPATLARDLHALTSERYKIDSIILVDMFPQTFHLETVVRLSRI; encoded by the coding sequence ATGAAGCCGACCCTGAATCTGACCCATACGCTGAGGATGGAGAAGCCCATCTACGGCGGCGAATGCCTCGCCCGAGCCGAATCAGAATCCAAGAGGGGAAAAACCGTCTTCGTCCCGCTCACACTGCCCGGCGAAACCGTAACCGCCCACGTGACCGAAGAGAGACGCAGTTTCGCCAAAGCAGAAGTGGACCAGATCCTGACAGCCTCCGTGGATCGCGTCCAGCCCAAGTGCCCTCATTTCGGCTCGTGCGGCGGCTGCCATTACCAGCACGCCGGTTACCCGGCACAAAAGAACCTCAAGCAGCAGATCCTGCGCGAAACCCTCACCCGCGCAGGCGTAGCCCTCCCGCCAGAGATCGGCTTACTTTCCGCCGAGCCCTGGGCTTACCGCAACCGCATCCGTCTCGGGTTGAACAGTGCACAGGAGTTCGGCTACAGAGGCCGCCGTTCCCACTCCATCGTTCCCATTCGCGAATGCCCAATCGCCGCGCCGCGCCTGATGGAAGCAGCCGCGCAGATTGCTCGCTTCCTCAAGGATCACCCAAGCCCCTCGCCAATCTCCGAATTCGAGCTCTTCACCAACCACGACCAGTCCCAGCTTCTTATTACTCTCTTCAGCCAGAAAGCTTCTCAAAAAGAAGCGCCCGCGTGGCTGGACGCCGTATCTGCAGCGCTTTCACCCCATCCAACCGGCCTGCGCATCCAATACTCGGACGGCTCTCTGAACCCGCAGATTCTGGCGATCTCAGGTGGATCATCGCTGACATATACCGCCGCCGGGATCGACTATCGCGTCGATCATGGCGCGTTCTTCCAGGTAAACCGCTGGCTGATCGACGATTTCACCACTCTCATCGCCGCCAGCCACTCGGGAAAACTCGCGTGGGATCTCTTCGCCGGTGTCGGCCTTTTCGCCCGCCAGCTTGCGCAGTCCTTTGAAGAGGTTCTCGCCATCGAATCAGCGCCAGCGTCCTTTCCGGCGCTCGAACATAATCTGCAAAACACAAACAGCCGATCCTTCGGCCTGAGCACACTCGACTTCCTGCGCCGCAACCGCGAAGAGCGTGAACCCGGCCCAGACCTGATCGTTCTCGACCCGCCGCGCACCGGCCTCGGCGAAGAAACCACTAGCCTCCTCAACGCCATCCACGCGCCCGTCATGGTCTATGTCTCCTGCGACCCGGCCACGCTGGCCCGAGACCTGCACGCACTGACCAGTGAACGCTACAAAATCGACAGCATCATCCTCGTCGACATGTTCCCGCAGACCTTCCACCTGGAGACCGTTGTCCGCCTCAGCCGGATCTGA
- a CDS encoding type III pantothenate kinase: MLLALDVGNTNTVLGLYSLASALDPSSNSSPTLVAHWRVSTHRTQTADEYGVLFTNLFNLHGLATTQVHHIIISSVVPPVESTLLQVCESYFKIKPLFVEPGIKTGMPVLVDNPAELGADRLVNAIAAYEKYGAASKGPVIVVDFGTATTFDVISAKGEYLGGIISPGLGISADALFSRAARLGRVDIKRPPKVIGTTTVTHIQSGLYYGYIGLVDGILERMIAEMAEDPRCGRATPKILATGGLSTLIAGDSRYISTIDDMLTLEGLRLVFARNRPDQTGAGSAITGKPSRPRKRSN, from the coding sequence ATGCTCCTGGCTCTCGACGTAGGCAACACCAACACCGTCCTCGGACTCTACAGCCTTGCCAGCGCACTCGACCCCTCCAGCAATTCGTCCCCAACGCTCGTAGCCCACTGGCGCGTGTCGACCCACCGCACCCAGACAGCCGACGAATACGGCGTCCTATTCACCAACCTGTTCAACCTGCACGGCCTCGCTACGACACAAGTCCATCACATCATCATCTCGTCCGTCGTGCCACCGGTTGAAAGCACCCTGCTCCAGGTCTGCGAGAGCTACTTCAAAATCAAGCCGCTCTTCGTCGAACCAGGCATCAAGACCGGCATGCCTGTGCTGGTCGACAATCCCGCCGAACTGGGCGCAGACCGCCTCGTCAACGCCATCGCCGCCTATGAGAAATACGGCGCGGCGTCGAAAGGTCCAGTAATTGTCGTCGACTTCGGCACCGCAACCACCTTCGACGTTATCTCGGCCAAAGGCGAATACCTCGGCGGCATCATCTCACCCGGCCTCGGCATCAGCGCCGATGCCCTCTTCAGCCGCGCTGCCCGCCTTGGCCGCGTAGACATCAAGCGCCCGCCCAAAGTCATCGGCACCACCACAGTCACCCACATCCAGAGCGGCTTGTACTACGGCTACATCGGCCTCGTCGACGGCATCCTCGAACGCATGATCGCCGAGATGGCAGAGGACCCACGCTGCGGCCGCGCCACGCCAAAGATCCTCGCGACCGGCGGTCTCTCCACTCTGATCGCGGGCGACTCACGCTACATTTCCACCATCGACGACATGCTGACTCTGGAAGGTCTCCGGCTGGTCTTCGCTCGCAACCGCCCGGATCAAACCGGCGCAGGTAGCGCGATCACCGGCAAACCCTCTCGCCCACGCAAGCGGAGCAACTAA
- a CDS encoding biotin--[acetyl-CoA-carboxylase] ligase yields the protein MATSEPEELNAVEIDAALAGTPFHGRLRHFRSIDSTNTYALEQARTGAPHGSFYVADEQTAGRGRSDHSWHSSAGEGLYLSVLLRPALLSAGIAIADLTWLPLLAGLAAHRAIHEVTALDIDLRWPNDLLIDRRKTGGILVEAHAEAGCASSAVIGIGINLHQQRFPPGLATEPTSLDLETGRITSRQQLLIALLQSLHIELAALGSEAAMSAIPSRIAAISSWVQGRCVEVHGPQTCTGITDGLDERGFLRVRTANGLVTVTTGGIRDAQD from the coding sequence ATGGCTACATCCGAACCCGAAGAACTGAATGCCGTCGAGATCGACGCCGCGCTGGCCGGCACACCGTTTCATGGCCGTCTGCGCCACTTCCGCAGCATCGACTCCACGAACACCTATGCTCTAGAACAAGCCCGCACAGGCGCACCCCACGGCAGCTTCTACGTTGCCGACGAGCAAACAGCGGGCCGCGGCCGTAGCGACCATAGTTGGCATTCATCCGCAGGCGAAGGCCTCTACCTCAGCGTTCTGCTACGCCCTGCATTGCTGAGCGCGGGCATCGCCATCGCTGACCTTACCTGGCTTCCGCTTCTTGCCGGTCTTGCCGCACATCGCGCCATCCACGAGGTAACCGCGCTCGACATTGACTTGCGCTGGCCCAACGACTTGTTAATCGATCGACGAAAAACTGGCGGCATCCTCGTCGAGGCCCACGCCGAAGCTGGTTGCGCTTCCTCAGCCGTCATCGGCATCGGCATCAATCTCCACCAGCAGCGCTTCCCGCCCGGCCTCGCAACGGAACCCACATCGCTCGATCTCGAAACAGGCCGGATAACCAGCCGCCAGCAGCTTCTCATCGCGCTGCTACAATCGCTGCATATCGAGTTAGCTGCCCTCGGGTCGGAAGCCGCAATGTCCGCAATTCCCTCCCGAATAGCAGCAATTTCAAGTTGGGTTCAGGGCCGCTGCGTCGAAGTCCACGGCCCGCAAACCTGCACCGGCATCACAGACGGACTCGACGAACGTGGCTTCTTGCGCGTCCGTACGGCAAACGGACTCGTCACCGTAACCACCGGCGGCATCCGTGACGCACAAGATTAA
- the nadC gene encoding carboxylating nicotinate-nucleotide diphosphorylase, with translation MEWKNRRIDALLEQALIEDKAASDTTTNLTIDPDLRATATIIARQEMVVAGLGCVPRFLEIFSHLDKRSPAQTRYEVISHHEIFDGVRVHDGQTLAVIRHNARALLSCERVILNLMQHMSGIATLTRQYADAIAGTKAHVLDTRKTVPGLRALDKYAVLCGGGTNHRLDLSDGILIKNNHIALGGGVRNVLTAALSGRKPGQRVQIEVRNTQELEDALKHGAEAILLDNMTPDQIKAAVTRIKQHVAKQEEADPAVPGEKKPWIPTEASGGIVLENIRAYALAGVDFISVGALTHSAKAADISMRIKAEKL, from the coding sequence ATGGAATGGAAAAATCGCCGCATCGACGCCTTGCTCGAGCAGGCGCTGATCGAAGACAAAGCCGCAAGCGACACCACCACCAACCTCACCATCGACCCCGATCTGCGCGCCACGGCCACCATCATCGCGCGGCAGGAGATGGTCGTGGCGGGTCTTGGCTGCGTGCCGCGCTTTCTGGAGATTTTCAGCCATCTCGACAAACGTTCCCCTGCGCAGACACGCTACGAAGTCATCAGCCATCACGAAATCTTCGATGGCGTCCGCGTCCACGACGGGCAGACGCTCGCCGTCATCCGCCACAACGCCCGCGCCTTGCTAAGCTGCGAACGCGTCATCCTCAACCTGATGCAGCACATGAGCGGCATCGCCACACTGACGCGCCAGTACGCCGACGCCATCGCGGGCACCAAAGCTCACGTACTCGACACCCGCAAGACCGTTCCCGGTCTGCGTGCTCTCGATAAATACGCTGTCCTTTGCGGCGGCGGCACGAATCATCGCCTCGATCTCTCCGACGGCATCCTCATCAAGAACAACCACATCGCCCTCGGCGGCGGAGTCCGCAATGTGCTCACGGCCGCACTTTCAGGACGCAAGCCCGGCCAGCGCGTCCAGATCGAAGTCCGCAACACGCAGGAACTCGAAGACGCGCTCAAGCACGGCGCAGAAGCTATCCTGCTCGACAACATGACTCCCGACCAGATCAAGGCCGCTGTCACGCGCATCAAGCAGCACGTTGCCAAGCAGGAAGAAGCAGACCCCGCTGTCCCCGGTGAAAAAAAGCCATGGATTCCAACCGAGGCCTCGGGCGGCATCGTTCTCGAAAACATCCGCGCATACGCGCTCGCCGGCGTTGATTTCATCTCAGTTGGCGCACTCACTCACTCCGCCAAAGCCGCCGACATCAGCATGCGCATCAAGGCAGAAAAACTCTGA
- a CDS encoding valine--tRNA ligase encodes MPHDLPKAYDPTAIEDHWAEYWVRENLFAQPTPELDAETGDPFTILLPPPNVTGRLHMGHMLNQTEMDILTRWHRMKGDPTLWLPGTDHAGIATQMMVERQVASEGTSRQALGREKFLERVWCWRKQYGGAILEQMKRLGASVDWQREYFTMDANLSVAVREAFVRLHEQGLIYRGAYVVNWCPSCQTAISDLEVIHEEVLGSLWEIRYPVAGPDGKATGEFLTIATTRPETLLGDVAVAIHPEDERYLHLHGKKLLLPLMNREIPIVLDDWVSRDFGTGAVKVTPAHDPNDFALGQRHDLPSINIMDDTAHINEAGGVYAGLSRFAARKRILEDLEAQGLLGKIHDHKLSIGRCERSKDVIEPRLSTQWFIKIQPLADRAIQAVEEGHIRFTPEQYKKTYLNWMTNIHDWCISRQLWWGHRIPAWHCADCHKITVEREDPTACAHCGGPLITQETDVLDTWFSSGLLPVSVFGWPFTDNKPSIDFSTFYPTSLLVTGFDILFFWVARMIMLGCWFALDVPMADGSKRELKDAVPFKDVYIHALVRDANREKMSKTKGNVIDPIEIVKQYGTDAVRFTLASMASPGTDIAFNVARTEGYRAFANKIWNAARLVFMNVDRAAEVGIVVDPAALGGMPDVSEDAPLEARWIVAEFHKTAVEVNQSLANYRYDDAANTIYQFFWGSFCDWYLEIVKLRLDFSENTDKAKTQAALTTLLSVFEASLRLLSPFMPFITEEIWQTVYEGNPPVKSIALTRYPQAGDGPADATSQAEMDLLQSLIVEIRTLRKEIGVEEKAVTPIELRIDTHSGAAIQQNAIIVERLARVTEIRPVEKISAGLAKHHTPAFDVAVIYEREIDVPAERERLTKDIAKYEKGLAAAERQLGNQSFLEKAPANIVEGLKKQESETRQLLEKARAALAALPSE; translated from the coding sequence ATGCCACACGACCTGCCGAAAGCCTACGACCCCACCGCCATTGAAGACCACTGGGCCGAATACTGGGTCCGCGAAAACCTGTTTGCGCAGCCCACACCCGAGCTCGACGCAGAAACCGGCGATCCTTTCACCATCCTGCTGCCGCCGCCGAATGTGACCGGCCGCCTGCACATGGGCCACATGCTCAACCAGACGGAGATGGACATCCTCACCCGCTGGCACCGCATGAAGGGCGACCCAACCCTCTGGCTCCCCGGCACCGACCACGCCGGCATCGCCACGCAGATGATGGTGGAACGCCAGGTCGCCAGCGAAGGCACGTCCCGCCAGGCGCTGGGCCGCGAAAAGTTCCTCGAACGCGTCTGGTGCTGGCGCAAGCAGTACGGCGGAGCGATCCTCGAACAGATGAAGCGCCTCGGCGCCTCCGTCGACTGGCAGCGCGAATACTTCACCATGGACGCGAACCTCTCGGTCGCCGTCCGCGAGGCCTTCGTCCGCCTGCACGAGCAGGGCCTCATCTATCGCGGTGCATACGTCGTGAACTGGTGCCCAAGCTGCCAGACCGCCATCAGCGATCTCGAAGTCATCCACGAAGAAGTCCTCGGTTCACTCTGGGAGATCCGCTACCCCGTCGCCGGGCCGGATGGGAAGGCGACCGGCGAGTTCCTGACCATCGCCACGACGCGCCCCGAAACGCTGCTAGGCGACGTCGCCGTGGCTATTCACCCGGAAGACGAGCGCTACCTGCACCTGCACGGCAAGAAGCTGCTGCTGCCGCTCATGAATCGCGAAATCCCCATCGTCCTCGACGACTGGGTCAGCCGCGACTTCGGCACCGGAGCCGTTAAGGTCACACCCGCGCACGATCCCAACGACTTCGCCCTCGGCCAGCGCCACGACCTACCGTCGATCAATATCATGGACGACACGGCGCACATCAACGAAGCAGGCGGTGTCTACGCCGGACTGAGCCGTTTTGCAGCCCGCAAGCGCATTCTCGAAGACCTCGAAGCACAAGGACTGCTCGGCAAGATCCACGACCACAAGCTCTCCATCGGCCGCTGCGAGCGCAGCAAGGACGTGATCGAGCCGCGCCTCTCGACACAATGGTTCATTAAGATCCAGCCGCTCGCCGACCGCGCCATTCAGGCCGTCGAAGAGGGTCACATCCGGTTCACGCCCGAGCAGTACAAGAAGACGTACCTGAACTGGATGACGAACATCCACGACTGGTGCATCAGCCGCCAGCTCTGGTGGGGCCATCGCATCCCGGCCTGGCACTGCGCAGACTGCCACAAGATCACAGTTGAACGCGAAGACCCAACCGCCTGCGCCCACTGCGGCGGCCCACTGATCACGCAGGAAACCGACGTCCTCGACACATGGTTTTCCTCCGGATTGCTTCCAGTCTCCGTCTTCGGCTGGCCCTTTACGGACAACAAACCAAGCATCGACTTCAGCACCTTCTACCCGACAAGCCTGCTCGTCACCGGCTTCGACATTCTCTTCTTCTGGGTCGCGCGCATGATCATGCTCGGCTGCTGGTTCGCGCTCGACGTACCCATGGCCGACGGATCGAAGCGCGAACTCAAAGATGCCGTCCCGTTCAAAGACGTCTACATCCACGCACTCGTCCGTGACGCCAACCGCGAAAAGATGTCCAAGACCAAGGGCAACGTCATCGACCCCATCGAGATCGTCAAGCAATACGGCACAGACGCCGTGCGCTTCACACTGGCCTCAATGGCCTCACCCGGCACAGACATCGCCTTCAACGTAGCCAGAACCGAAGGCTATCGCGCCTTCGCCAACAAGATCTGGAACGCCGCCCGCCTCGTTTTCATGAACGTGGATCGCGCAGCCGAAGTTGGCATCGTCGTCGATCCAGCCGCACTCGGCGGAATGCCTGATGTCTCTGAGGATGCGCCGCTCGAAGCCCGCTGGATCGTCGCCGAGTTCCACAAGACCGCCGTGGAAGTAAATCAATCGCTCGCAAATTATCGCTACGACGATGCGGCGAATACGATCTATCAATTCTTCTGGGGTAGCTTCTGCGACTGGTATCTCGAAATCGTCAAGCTGCGGCTGGACTTCAGTGAGAATACGGACAAAGCCAAGACGCAAGCAGCGCTGACAACTCTGCTCAGCGTATTTGAAGCGTCTCTGCGGCTGCTCTCGCCCTTCATGCCGTTCATCACCGAAGAAATCTGGCAGACGGTCTACGAAGGCAATCCACCTGTGAAATCGATCGCTTTGACACGCTATCCGCAGGCTGGCGATGGTCCTGCCGACGCGACATCTCAAGCAGAGATGGACTTGCTGCAATCACTCATTGTCGAAATCCGCACACTGCGCAAGGAGATCGGCGTTGAAGAGAAGGCCGTCACGCCGATCGAGCTACGCATCGACACTCACTCGGGCGCAGCCATCCAACAGAACGCCATCATCGTGGAGCGCCTCGCGCGTGTCACAGAGATCCGCCCTGTCGAAAAGATCAGCGCAGGGCTGGCGAAGCATCACACGCCGGCCTTCGACGTGGCCGTCATCTACGAACGTGAAATCGACGTTCCCGCCGAGCGCGAGCGCCTGACCAAAGACATAGCCAAATACGAAAAGGGCCTCGCCGCAGCGGAACGCCAGCTAGGCAACCAAAGCTTCCTCGAAAAAGCCCCGGCGAACATCGTCGAAGGTCTCAAGAAACAGGAATCCGAAACCCGGCAGTTACTCGAAAAAGCAAGAGCAGCCCTGGCCGCTCTTCCATCCGAGTAA
- a CDS encoding type II toxin-antitoxin system VapC family toxin: MVLVDTNVIVDILDNDPNWANWSIHQLNRINRLEPLRINVIVYAELSRFFATPSDLDGSLSSLRIGVEYIPREAAFLAGKAFLQYRKSGGTRTNVLPDFFIGGHAEASACPLITRDARRYTTYFPTVRLITP; this comes from the coding sequence ATGGTACTCGTAGATACGAATGTGATCGTAGACATTCTAGATAACGATCCGAATTGGGCAAACTGGTCGATCCATCAACTGAACCGAATCAATCGGCTTGAACCACTACGAATCAACGTCATTGTCTACGCCGAGCTATCCAGATTCTTTGCGACACCATCCGACCTAGACGGCAGCCTATCCTCACTCCGAATCGGGGTCGAATACATCCCTCGCGAAGCCGCTTTCCTCGCCGGAAAGGCATTCCTCCAGTACCGCAAATCGGGCGGAACGCGAACCAACGTCCTGCCCGACTTTTTCATCGGAGGCCACGCTGAAGCATCGGCCTGCCCACTCATTACCCGCGACGCCCGCCGCTACACGACCTATTTCCCCACCGTTCGTCTGATCACACCCTAA
- a CDS encoding AbrB/MazE/SpoVT family DNA-binding domain-containing protein: MNTTLTSKGQATIPKHIREALGLKPGSKLTFDVNEAGELVLRPEVEPPNPFEAARGTAQIKWEGTTDEYMAFIRGED; the protein is encoded by the coding sequence ATGAACACCACACTCACCAGCAAAGGCCAAGCCACCATCCCCAAGCACATTCGCGAGGCTCTCGGCCTCAAGCCGGGCTCCAAACTCACGTTTGATGTCAACGAAGCCGGCGAACTCGTGCTTCGTCCCGAGGTAGAGCCGCCCAATCCCTTTGAGGCGGCGCGTGGCACAGCTCAAATCAAATGGGAAGGCACCACGGACGAATACATGGCCTTTATCCGGGGCGAGGACTGA
- the acnA gene encoding aconitate hydratase has protein sequence MNTFQSRTTLTSGSRSFTYFSLPALAAQGFNLARLPFSLKILLENLIRREDGVNVTAADVCFLATWKAEAEPSREIAYMPARVLMQDFTGVPAIVDLAAMRDAMKTLGGDPEKINPLQPAELVIDHSVQVDEFGSPSAYDANSLLEFQRNRERYAFLKWGQTAFRNFSAVPPGMGICHQVNLEYLARVVFTAQVDGEEVAYPDTLVGTDSHTTMINGLGVLGWGVGGIEAEAAMLGQPVSMLIPQVVGYKLTGKLREGATATDLVLTVTEALRKLGVVGKFVEFYGPGIAELPLADRATISNMAPEYGATCGIFPVDEETLRYLRLTGRSEEQIALVEAYYKAQGLFHTADSPEAEYTQTLSLDLSTVEPSVAGPKRPQDRVLLSETGASFRKQLPSLLGPSAKPLGERTAATWTMSGPGATAVLDRELVHEPPVEPTPAEASGLNEGLDGGMESGFGRRPEPHAYANTVKGRFGINPDMYLDHGSVVIAAITSCTNTSNPSVMIAAGLLAKKAVEKGLTVPPWVKTSLAPGSRVVTDYYTKAGLLPYLEKLRFNVVGYGCTTCIGNSGPLPTDVSDSINEHGLVAVSVLSGNRNFEGRVNVDVRANYLMSPPLVVAYAIAGRIDHDFATQPLGTDENGKPVYLKDIWPSQAEVSESIAQAVSSEGFTHEYSTVTLGDANWQGLKFPLGDTYEWEPDSTYIRKAPYFDGITPTPAPVADITGARVLAILGDSVTTDHISPAGSIKANGPAGKYLTDHGVRPADFNSYGSRRGNHEVMVRGTFANVRLKNKLAPGTEGGVTRLLPEGTPTSIYDASVTYAERGVPLVILAGKEYGSGSSRDWAAKGPKLLGVRAVIAESFERIHRSNLVGMGILPLQFSSGETVESHGLSGEELYSFPGLKAMLDSKFADGKTLHVQITSADGVTKLIACKVRIDTPQEIAYFEHGGILQYVLRQLAAN, from the coding sequence ATGAACACTTTCCAAAGCCGGACCACACTGACCTCCGGCAGCCGCAGCTTCACTTACTTCAGCCTGCCCGCGCTTGCAGCTCAGGGCTTCAACCTCGCCCGCTTGCCCTTCAGCCTCAAAATCCTGCTCGAAAACCTCATTCGTCGCGAAGACGGCGTGAACGTCACCGCCGCTGACGTCTGCTTCCTCGCCACTTGGAAGGCTGAAGCCGAGCCCAGCCGCGAAATCGCCTACATGCCCGCCCGCGTTCTCATGCAGGACTTCACCGGCGTCCCAGCAATCGTTGACCTCGCTGCCATGCGCGACGCCATGAAGACCCTCGGCGGCGACCCGGAAAAGATCAATCCCCTCCAACCCGCAGAACTGGTCATCGACCACTCCGTTCAGGTCGATGAATTCGGCTCGCCCTCGGCCTACGACGCCAACTCGCTGCTCGAATTCCAGCGCAACCGCGAGCGATACGCCTTCCTGAAGTGGGGCCAGACCGCGTTCCGGAATTTCTCCGCCGTGCCCCCCGGAATGGGCATCTGCCACCAGGTCAATCTCGAATACCTCGCTCGCGTCGTCTTCACGGCCCAAGTCGACGGCGAAGAAGTCGCTTATCCCGACACGCTCGTCGGCACCGATTCCCACACCACGATGATCAATGGCTTGGGCGTTCTCGGCTGGGGCGTCGGCGGCATCGAGGCTGAAGCAGCCATGCTCGGCCAGCCCGTGTCAATGCTCATTCCGCAGGTCGTCGGCTACAAGCTGACAGGTAAGCTGCGCGAAGGCGCGACCGCGACCGATCTCGTCCTCACCGTCACCGAAGCACTGCGCAAGCTGGGCGTCGTTGGCAAATTCGTCGAGTTCTACGGCCCCGGCATCGCCGAGCTGCCGCTCGCCGACCGCGCCACCATCAGCAACATGGCTCCCGAATACGGCGCCACCTGCGGCATCTTCCCCGTCGACGAAGAGACGCTGCGCTACCTGCGCCTGACCGGCCGCAGCGAAGAGCAGATCGCGCTCGTTGAGGCCTATTACAAAGCGCAAGGACTCTTCCACACCGCCGATTCGCCGGAAGCCGAATACACCCAGACCTTGTCGCTCGATCTCAGCACCGTCGAACCCAGCGTCGCCGGTCCCAAACGCCCGCAGGACCGCGTGCTGCTCTCCGAAACCGGCGCAAGCTTCCGCAAACAGCTTCCCAGCCTGCTCGGCCCATCCGCCAAGCCGCTGGGAGAACGCACCGCCGCAACCTGGACAATGTCTGGACCCGGCGCCACGGCAGTCCTAGACCGCGAACTCGTCCACGAGCCGCCCGTCGAGCCCACGCCCGCCGAAGCCAGCGGCCTCAATGAAGGCCTCGACGGAGGCATGGAAAGCGGCTTCGGCCGGAGGCCGGAACCGCACGCCTACGCCAACACCGTAAAAGGCCGCTTCGGCATCAACCCCGATATGTATCTCGACCACGGCTCCGTCGTAATCGCGGCTATCACCAGTTGCACTAACACTTCCAACCCCTCGGTGATGATCGCCGCGGGACTGCTCGCCAAAAAGGCCGTCGAAAAGGGGCTGACCGTCCCACCGTGGGTTAAAACATCGCTCGCTCCCGGCTCGCGTGTCGTGACCGATTACTACACCAAGGCTGGCCTGCTGCCATATCTCGAAAAGCTGCGCTTCAACGTCGTCGGCTACGGCTGCACCACCTGCATCGGCAACTCCGGCCCACTGCCCACGGACGTCTCCGACTCGATCAACGAGCACGGACTGGTCGCAGTCTCCGTCCTCAGCGGCAACCGCAATTTCGAGGGCCGCGTCAACGTCGATGTCCGCGCCAACTACCTCATGTCGCCGCCGCTGGTCGTCGCCTACGCCATCGCCGGACGCATCGACCACGATTTCGCGACGCAGCCGCTCGGCACGGACGAAAACGGCAAGCCAGTGTACTTGAAAGACATCTGGCCCTCCCAGGCAGAGGTTTCCGAATCCATCGCCCAGGCCGTCTCCAGCGAAGGATTCACCCACGAATACTCGACTGTCACGCTCGGCGACGCCAATTGGCAGGGGCTCAAATTCCCCCTCGGCGACACGTACGAGTGGGAGCCGGACTCGACCTACATCCGCAAAGCTCCCTACTTCGACGGCATCACGCCAACCCCCGCGCCCGTCGCCGACATCACCGGAGCCCGCGTCCTCGCCATCCTCGGCGACAGCGTAACCACCGACCACATCTCCCCGGCGGGCTCCATCAAAGCAAACGGACCGGCAGGCAAGTACCTCACCGACCACGGTGTCCGTCCTGCCGACTTCAATAGCTACGGCTCCCGCCGAGGCAATCACGAAGTCATGGTTCGCGGCACCTTCGCCAACGTCCGGTTGAAGAACAAGCTCGCCCCCGGCACCGAAGGCGGCGTAACGCGCCTGCTCCCCGAAGGCACGCCGACATCGATCTACGACGCCAGCGTCACCTACGCCGAGCGCGGCGTCCCGCTCGTCATCCTCGCCGGCAAGGAATACGGCTCTGGCAGCAGCCGCGACTGGGCCGCCAAGGGACCGAAACTGCTCGGCGTCCGCGCAGTGATCGCCGAAAGCTTCGAGCGCATTCACCGCAGCAACCTCGTCGGAATGGGCATCCTGCCGCTCCAATTCTCGTCTGGCGAAACCGTCGAATCCCACGGACTATCAGGAGAAGAGTTGTACAGCTTCCCCGGTCTCAAAGCCATGCTCGACAGCAAATTCGCCGACGGCAAAACCCTCCACGTCCAAATCACTTCAGCCGACGGCGTCACCAAGCTGATCGCCTGCAAAGTCCGCATCGATACCCCGCAGGAAATCGCCTACTTCGAACACGGCGGCATCCTGCAATATGTCCTGCGCCAGCTTGCAGCGAACTGA